From Micromonospora rifamycinica, a single genomic window includes:
- the prfB gene encoding peptide chain release factor 2 — MTAADYAEQLKELDATLRNIESVLNLDRLREEKARLEEQASAPDLWDDQARAQQVTSQLSYVNGEISKLGSLRSRLDDARVLLELAEDEADSGVLDEVEAEIAGLTRAIQEMEVRTLLSGEYDSREALVAIRAGAGGVDAADFAEMLLRMYLRWAERHGYPTEVYETSYAEEAGLKSATFTVKVPYAYGTLSVESGTHRLVRISPFDNQGRRQTSFAGVEVLPVTEQTDHIDIPENEVRVDVYRSSGPGGQSVNTTDSAVRLTHIPTGIVVTCQNEKSQLQNKASAMRVLQSRLLERKRQEEEAKLAGLKTGSTSSWGDQMRSYVLHPYQMVKDLRTEQETGNPSSVFDGELDSFIEAGIRWRKQQQLANDAA; from the coding sequence GTGACCGCTGCCGATTACGCCGAACAACTCAAGGAACTCGACGCGACCCTGCGCAACATCGAGTCGGTGCTCAACCTCGACCGTCTGCGGGAGGAGAAGGCCCGGCTGGAGGAGCAGGCGTCCGCGCCGGACCTCTGGGACGACCAGGCTCGGGCACAGCAGGTGACCTCGCAGTTGTCGTACGTCAACGGCGAGATCAGCAAGCTGGGCAGCCTGCGCTCCCGGCTGGACGACGCCCGGGTGCTGCTGGAGCTGGCCGAGGACGAGGCCGACTCCGGGGTGCTCGACGAGGTCGAGGCGGAGATTGCCGGGTTGACCCGGGCCATCCAGGAGATGGAGGTCCGCACCCTGCTCTCCGGCGAGTACGACTCCCGGGAGGCGCTGGTCGCCATCCGGGCGGGCGCCGGTGGGGTGGACGCAGCCGACTTCGCCGAGATGCTGTTGCGGATGTACCTGCGCTGGGCCGAGCGGCACGGCTACCCGACGGAGGTCTACGAGACGTCGTACGCCGAGGAGGCCGGCCTCAAGTCGGCCACCTTCACCGTCAAGGTGCCGTACGCCTACGGCACGCTCAGCGTCGAGTCGGGCACCCACCGGCTGGTCCGGATCAGCCCGTTCGACAACCAGGGGCGTCGGCAGACCAGCTTCGCCGGGGTCGAGGTGCTGCCGGTGACCGAGCAGACCGACCACATCGACATCCCGGAGAACGAGGTGCGGGTCGACGTCTACCGCTCCTCCGGTCCGGGTGGGCAGAGCGTCAACACCACCGACTCGGCGGTGCGGCTCACCCACATCCCCACCGGCATCGTGGTGACCTGCCAGAACGAGAAGTCCCAGCTGCAGAACAAGGCCTCCGCGATGCGGGTGCTCCAGTCCCGGCTGCTGGAGCGCAAGCGGCAGGAGGAGGAGGCGAAGCTGGCCGGGCTGAAGACCGGCAGCACCAGCTCCTGGGGCGACCAGATGCGCTCGTACGTGCTGCACCCCTATCAGATGGTGAAGGATCTGCGAACCGAGCAGGAGACCGGCAATCCGTCCTCGGTCTTCGACGGCGAGTTGGACAGCTTCATCGAAGCCGGTATCCGGTGGCGCAAGCAGCAGCAGCTCGCCAACGACGCTGCGTGA